TCATTTATGATTTGGATATGGATATTTACGCACCTTGTGCACTAGGAGCAACGATCAATGACGATACCATTGATAGATTAAAATGTGCAGTTATTGCAGGAGCCGCGAATAATCAATTAAAAGATGAAGCAAAGCATGGAAAGATCCTTTTAAACAAAGGAATTGTTTATGCGCCTGACTTTTTGATTAACGCTGGTGGGGTTATCAATGTAGGTGCAGAATACCTTGGAGGTTATCTAAAAGAAACTGTATTTAAGCAAACTGAAAAGATATACGATACCTGTTTAGGCATTTTGGAGAAGTCAGAAGATGAAAAAATTCCAGCCCAGCAGGCAGCAATAGAAACCGCCAAAGCAAGGATTGAGGCCATAGGAAAAGTAAAACTTTCCTTTTAATCCTTAATTAATATCTTTAGAAACCACCGATAAGCAGTTTTCGGTGGTTTTTTTGTCTTATCAGGCATGGGGATAGCCCATGCAAATTAACTATATTTGCATCTCCATTTCGAAGTTATGCTAAACAGAAGAATACTCAGGGTCAAGGCTTTTCAAAACCTATATGCCTATGAGCAATGCAAAGGCTCAAACCTAAACCTTGCTAAAGATTTAATCAGAGAATCTTTTCTCCCAGATCTTAATAGTATGGAAGTGCAAGACAAAACTGCTTTAAATAAAGAGGCAGAAGAAGCACTTAAACTATTTGAGGCAAATCTGGAAAATACGGATGTCTTAAAAAGTAGCGAGGCATCGGCTAAAATCAAAAAAGCGGTTTTAGAGGCCATTAAATATTTTCACAATGCGAATGAGAAGGACAAAGAGTTCCTGTTGAAAAACATGGTCAGCTCAGCGGAACGCATTCCACAACTTTACATCCTTGCGATTGAACTTTTGCAGGCATTTTCTTCTCATGTAGCTAATGAATCTGTCAAAAAGAGAAGGCTAAATGGAGATCAGCCAACTGTCTTTGCTAGTGATCTTAATTTGGCAAATAATAAAGTGTTGGCCAAAATTCAGGAATCCGATTCTTATCGTGCAGCAGTAGTAAGGTACCATGCCAACCTTGATGATCTGGAGCTGGAGATCAGAGAGTGGTTTAGAGATTATGTCAAACCTTCTGAAGAATACCAGGCCTATATAAAAATCTCAGAACCTACTGTAGAGCAAGATTTAGCAGCTGTAGAGGATATCCTAAAAAAGATTATCTTCAAAAATGAAGTGATGCTGAATTATTTTTCAGAGAAGGATTTAAACTGGACTGAAAACAAATCAGTTGTTAGAAGCTTGGCCTCCAAGATTTTAAAAAATGCAGCGCAGGTTGATGGCTCAGAAACAAACCCATTACCTGAGATTGCAATGAACTGGGAAGAGGATAAGGAGTTTTTTCAAAATATCTTTAACTTCACCCTAGAAAATGAGGCAGAAAGCAAAGCGCTAATTTCTCAAAAAACGAAAAACTGGGATATTGACCGCTTGGCATTTACTGATAAAATCATCATTTCAATGGCATTGGCCGAAATGAAGAATTTCCCAAGTATCCCCGTGAAAGTGAGTATTAATGAATACATTGATATCTCAAAAACCTATAGCACGCCAAAAAGCAAGCAATTTGTGAACGGGTTATTAGATGTAATGTCAAAAGAGTTAACCGAAAGTGGTCAAATACGTAAGAGTGGTAGAGGACTTTTGGACAATAAATAAATTAATATGAGCAAGAACAGTAACAATTCATTCCTAGCATTTTTAATAGGCACAGGAGTTGGCACGGCTCTGGGTATACTTTTTGCCCCAGATGCAGGTGAAAACACGAGAGACCGTCTGACTTTCAAGCTATCTAAATATAAAAAAGAACTTGAAGAGCTTATTAGCGAGTTAGTGGAAGGAAAAGAAACGCACCTCAATGAAGCCAAGACTGAAGGAAAGCGTGTGATTTCTGAAGCAAAGAATAAAGCAGAAAATTTGCTGAATGACGTGAATAAATTAATAGATCAAATCAACCAAGGAGACAATTAATATGAAAATCAACATGTTCAGCGCTGCTGCACTCTCCCTATTCCTAGCATTAGGGACTGCATGTAGCCAAAAAACCGATCAAGAAGCGAAGATAAAGGCTTTAGAAGACAAAATAGCAGCATTGGAGACAAGGAACACATCTGTGACTCCAGTCAATGCACAAGCATCTCAAGCTGCTGACCCAAGTACTTTAGGTCAATTTGACTTTCAGGAAATGGAATATGAATTTGGTGCTATCAACGAAGGCCAAATCATTGAACACGAGTTTACTTTCACTAATACAGGAGAAGCACCATTGGTAATTTCTAATATCACTGCTTCTTGTGGTTGTACTACTCCAAACTGGACCAAAACTCCAATTAAACCAGGAGAAGAAGGTTTCGTGAAGGTAGTATTTAACTCCACTTCCAAGAGAGGTTCGCAAGCGCCTACTGTAAGTATTCAAGCAAACACAAATCCAACTGTTACTCGATTGAGAATGAAAGGAACAGTTACTCCTAAAGGTGCAGGAACAACTGCTGCAGTAGGTCCAGTTAAAAGATAAAAATGATTTCAACAATATTAGCACAAGCTGCTGCCGGTGGTGGCAGTGGAATACTCGGACAAGTTTTCCTGTTCGGTT
Above is a window of Algoriphagus machipongonensis DNA encoding:
- the nusB gene encoding transcription antitermination factor NusB, translated to MLNRRILRVKAFQNLYAYEQCKGSNLNLAKDLIRESFLPDLNSMEVQDKTALNKEAEEALKLFEANLENTDVLKSSEASAKIKKAVLEAIKYFHNANEKDKEFLLKNMVSSAERIPQLYILAIELLQAFSSHVANESVKKRRLNGDQPTVFASDLNLANNKVLAKIQESDSYRAAVVRYHANLDDLELEIREWFRDYVKPSEEYQAYIKISEPTVEQDLAAVEDILKKIIFKNEVMLNYFSEKDLNWTENKSVVRSLASKILKNAAQVDGSETNPLPEIAMNWEEDKEFFQNIFNFTLENEAESKALISQKTKNWDIDRLAFTDKIIISMALAEMKNFPSIPVKVSINEYIDISKTYSTPKSKQFVNGLLDVMSKELTESGQIRKSGRGLLDNK
- a CDS encoding YtxH domain-containing protein; translated protein: MSKNSNNSFLAFLIGTGVGTALGILFAPDAGENTRDRLTFKLSKYKKELEELISELVEGKETHLNEAKTEGKRVISEAKNKAENLLNDVNKLIDQINQGDN
- a CDS encoding DUF1573 domain-containing protein; its protein translation is MKINMFSAAALSLFLALGTACSQKTDQEAKIKALEDKIAALETRNTSVTPVNAQASQAADPSTLGQFDFQEMEYEFGAINEGQIIEHEFTFTNTGEAPLVISNITASCGCTTPNWTKTPIKPGEEGFVKVVFNSTSKRGSQAPTVSIQANTNPTVTRLRMKGTVTPKGAGTTAAVGPVKR